Genomic window (Egicoccus halophilus):
CTGTTCACCCAGGCCTGCCCCCACCTCGGCTGTGCCGTCCCGTGGTGCCAGAGCTCGCAGTGGTTCGAGTGCCCCTGCCACGGCTCGCGCTACAACCGCTACGGCGAGTGGACCGGCGGTCCGGCGCCCCGCGGCCTGGACCGGTACGCCTCGTTCATCGAGGACGGCCTGTTCGTCGTCGACTTCGGCAACCTCATCACCGGTCCGGCCCGGACGGCCAACGCACTCGAGCAGTCGCCCGAGGGCCCGTCCTGCGTCGACGCCTGAGCTTCACGGAGTTCGTCCATGCCTGGTCTGTTCATCCTCGCCGAGGGCGGCGGTAGCGGCGGCAACGTGCCGATCGTCATCCTGCTGGCGGCGCTCGCCGCGTTCGCGGTCGCCTACTTCGTCGTCGGCCCCGGCCGCGGCAAGAAGGGCCCGCACCGGCTCGGCGACATCCCACTGGCGATGCGCCCGTACCACTCCGACGAGGAGCTCGAGACCACCGGCATGGAGCGCGCCATGGCCTGGGGCGTGGCCCTGGCCGTGTTCGCGTCGCTGTTCCTGCCGCTGTACTGGCTGATCGAGCCCGGGCGGATCAACAACCGGGTCGACGAGTTCTACGAGCAGGACGTGGCCTCCGGCCGGCAACTGTTCACCGACGCCTGCGCGTCGTGTCACGGCACCAACCTGGAGGGCGGGTCCGCACCCCACCCGAACCAGGAGATCGAGGCCCCCTGGCCCGCGCCCGCGCTGAACAACATCGTGGCGCGCTACCAGGAGTCCGAGATCGTCGACGACGTGGCCGAGTTCATCCACATGACGCTCGTCAACGGACGCCCCGGCACCCCGATGCCGGCGTTCGGTGTCGGTGAGGGTGGCCAGTACTCCGACCAGCAACTGCAGGCGCTGTTGGCCTACATCCTGTCGGTGCAGACCGGCGAGGTCGACGCCGCCGAGGGCGACATCGACGAGGCCCAGGCCTTCGAAGGCGCCTCGGGCGAGGACATCTTCGGGGCCAACTGCGCCCGTTGCCACGGCGAGAACGCCGAGGGTTACGTCGGCCCGCAGCTGCTCAACGTGTTCGAGCGCTACGGCTGGGACGGCGAGGGTGACACCGAGCAGGTCCGGGCGGTCGTGCGCGACGCGGTGGAGAACGGCCGGCTCGTGCCCGGCAAGGCGCCCATGCCCAGCTTCGCCGGTGTCCTGAGCGACGACGCCATCGAGGCCGTGATCGACCACATCGAGGGGCTGCAGGAAACCGGCGGTCCGCGCTTCGGCCAGATCGGCGGGGACCCCGTCACGGAGGGCAACGAGGAATGAACCAGCTCTTCAGCTCCCTGCTGCCGCTGCTCGACGGCCCGCTCGTCGCGGTCGAGCAGGCCATCCCGTCGACCCACCCGGCCGCCTGGCTCGCGGTGCCGCTCGGGCTGCTGTTCTTCGGCGGCTCGGTGTACGCGCTGCTGTGGTCCAACTACGGCGCCCGCAAGGCCGGCGCGATCTACGGCGTCGCCTTCTTCGGCTTCGGGCTGCTGATCGGCGTGTTCTGGTGGTTCGGCGGGCCCGGCATCCCGCCCTACCTCGGCATCACCCATCTGCCCGGACAGAACAACGCCCACTACGCGGAGAACTGGTTCGCCTTCGAGCCCGGTGCCGAGCGCGGGGAGTTCTTCGCGCCCGAGCAGGCCGAGTTCGTCTCCGTCGAGCAGTACCTGGGCCTCGAGGGGCAGGACGAGGAGGAGATCCTCGCGGATCCGGCCTATGCCAGCCTGTCCGGCTCGGTCAACGCCGCGGTCGAGCAGATGCAGGACCAGTTCCTGCCCATCGACGGCAACGGGGTGGCGCAGATCGGTGTCGAGCGGCGCAGCGCCCTCGAGGAGGAGGTCGCCGAGGTGCAGCCGGAGGACTCCCGGCGTGCCAACCCCTTCTACACCGCCGATGTGGTCGGGGAACCGCGGATCGCCGACGACCCGGAGACCGGGCTGCGGCTGCTGACCGCCGAGTTCCAGACCTTCGCGAACTTCGTCGACGACGACGGCGTCCCGGTCACCGACCCGATCGCGGTCGGTGAGCCCGGCGCCTGGTACTCCTTCTTCGATCCCGGCATGCGCTGGCTGCCCTCGGCGCTGTGGACCATCGTGTCGCTGCTCGGCTTTCTCGCCAGCCTGTTCTGGCTCGACCGGCTCGAGATGCGCGAGAAGCGCCTGCTGGCCGACCAGGTCGAGGAGCCCGAGGACCTCGCCGTGCCGATCGCCCAGTAGACGCACCACCTCGACGACGCCCGCCGCTCCCTCGCGGCGGGCGTCGTCGTCGCCGCGCGCGTCGTGGTCGGCCGCCGGGAGCGTGGGGGCGCGCGGTGTTGGCAGTTCGGACAACGGCCGGGCACCCTGGGGGTCCGTGGCTGGTCCGCCGAAGTGAACAGGAACGCCCCGTCGTGTCCCGTGTCCTGACCGGTCTGTTGGCCGCGCTCGCCCTCGTCGCCACCGCGTGCACGAGTTCGTCGAGCGCCGCCGACTGCGAGGACATCCCCGGCGTGCGCCCGGGGGTCTGCCCGATCGCGGCCGAGGACCGACAGCCGGCCCCGCAGGACGCCATGCCGGTGCTCGGCGAGGACGGCGGCGAGGTGACCATCGCCGACCTGCGGGGACGGGTCGTGGTCGTCAACTTCTGGGCGTCGTGGTGCGGTCCGTGCCGGGTGGAGCAGCCCCACCTCAACGCCGCCCACGGGATGCTGCCCGACGACGAGGTCGCGTTCGTCGGCGTCAACATCGAGGATGCCCGGGCCAACGCGCTCGCCCACGAGCGTGAGTTCGACATCCCCTACCCGAGCCTGTTCGACCCGGACAACGTCTACGCCTCGCGCTACGGCGGCGTCGGGGCCCGCACCATCCCCACGACGCTGTTCCTCGACGAGCAGGGCCGGGTCGCCGCCCGCCTGTTCGGCTCGCCGCGGGACGCCATCGAGGTGGTCGCGCTGGCCGAGGCCGTCCTGGCCTCCGGCGCGTCGGCCGACGCCGCGCCGGCGGGGCCGTAGCCATGGGAGAGACGGTCCAGGTCCTGATCTTCGACGCGAACGTCCTGGTGGCGGCGGCGATCGCGTTCACGGCCGGGCTGGTGTCGTTCGCCAGTCCGTGCGTCGTTCCACTCGTGCCCGGCTACCTGTCGTTCATGACCGGCCTGTCGGGCGAGGACCTCGCCGACGCCGGCGCGCGCGCCCGCGGCCGGGTGGCGCTCGGCTCGTTGCTGTTCGTGATCGGCTTCGCGATCCCGTTCGTGATGCTCGGTTCGTTCGTGGCCGCGTTCGACGTGCTCGCCCGCTCGACGGCGGCGCGGGTCTCGATGGGCAGCCTGGTCGCCGTGCTGGGGGTGCTGATGGCCAGCGGTCGGCTGATGCGCGAGTTCCGACTGCTGGACCGCGCCCCGACCGGGCTCGCGTCCGCGCCCATGCTCGGCTTCGTCTTCGGCGTCGGGTGGACGCCGTGCATCGGTCCGGCCGCCGGCGCCATCCTGACCATGTCCGCCAGCGTCACCGAGGGCGTCTCCGCCCGCGGGGCCTTCCTGGGCTTCGTCTACGCGCTGGGCCTGGGCGTACCGTTCATCGTCTTCGGCTTGTTGTTCCGCCGCCTGTCCGGTGCGCTGGACGTGCTCAAGCGCAACGCCCGGACCCTGCAGGTCGCTGGTGGCTCGCTGCTCGCGCTGGTCGGCGTGGCGATCGCCACCGGTGCGTGGGACCAGTTCATCCGGCTGCTGCGGCCACTGATCGTCGGGTTCGAGCCGCCGATCTGAGCCGACGACCGGCGGTCGTCCCCCCCCAAAGAAAATTAGGAACCACCTCCTGCCCGTCTCCTCCCGCCCCACCCCGTCGACCCGAGGCAGCCCCCGCCGTGACCGGCACCGACTCCACCACGCCTCCCGAGGCGAACCCGAAGGTCCGACCGCCGCGCCGCCGCGGCACGGGCCCGCTCGCGTTCGTCTGGTCGTCGGTCGTCATGGGTTGGCGGTGGCTGGTGCGGATGCGCACGGCGCTGTACCTGCTGGCGCTGCTGGGGCTGTGGACGCTGGTGGCGACCGTCGTCCCCCAGGAACCCAACGTCGGGCAGACCGTCGACGACTGGCGGACGGGCGTGGAGGGCCCGGGCACGGCCGTCTCGGCCGTCCTCGACGCGTTCGGGGCCTTCGACGTCTACGGCTCCCCGGCGTTCCTGGCCACCCTGCTGTTGCTGTTCCTCAGCCTCACCGCCTGCCTGGTCCCGCGCATCCGCGGCTGGGTCCGCCTGGTGCGCCACAGCCAGCCGCCGCTGACCCGCAACGCCGGCCGCCAGGAGGTCGTCGCCCGGCTCACCACCGACCGGCCGGCCGACGAGGCGCACGCCACGGCCGCCGAGCTGTTGCGCGGCTCGCGCTGGCGGGTGCGTACCCAGCGGACGGCGGCGGCGGACGGGCTCGCCGCGGCGGGGCCGCCGGCGCAGGTCGCCGCGGAGAAGGGGCTGTGGTCCCGTGAGGGTGGCAGCCTGCTGTTCCATCTCAGCTTCTACGTGCTGCTCGCGGCGATCGTGTTCGGTCAGCTGCTGACCTTCGAGGGCCAGCGCGCGGTCGTCGAGGGTGCCCGCTTCGCCGACACACCGGTGTCGTACTGGACCTACCAGCCGGGCCGCTGGTGGACCGAGGACTCCCACCGCGGCTGGGTCCTCGACCTCGACGAGTTCCACGTCGACTGGGTCCGCGACCCGCTCGCGCCCGGTGCCGGGCAGCCGACGCTGTTCCGCTCCGACGTGCGGATGACCCATGCCGACGGCACCGTCGAGGAGGCCGTGGTCGAGGGCAACCGTCCGCTGGTCGTCGACGGCATGAAGATCCACCAGCTCGACTGGGGCTATGCGCCACTGGTCCAGGTCGAGGTGGACGGCGAGGTGGTCTTCGAGGACTTCCTGACCGCCACCGCG
Coding sequences:
- a CDS encoding TlpA family protein disulfide reductase produces the protein MSRVLTGLLAALALVATACTSSSSAADCEDIPGVRPGVCPIAAEDRQPAPQDAMPVLGEDGGEVTIADLRGRVVVVNFWASWCGPCRVEQPHLNAAHGMLPDDEVAFVGVNIEDARANALAHEREFDIPYPSLFDPDNVYASRYGGVGARTIPTTLFLDEQGRVAARLFGSPRDAIEVVALAEAVLASGASADAAPAGP
- a CDS encoding cytochrome c biogenesis CcdA family protein → MGETVQVLIFDANVLVAAAIAFTAGLVSFASPCVVPLVPGYLSFMTGLSGEDLADAGARARGRVALGSLLFVIGFAIPFVMLGSFVAAFDVLARSTAARVSMGSLVAVLGVLMASGRLMREFRLLDRAPTGLASAPMLGFVFGVGWTPCIGPAAGAILTMSASVTEGVSARGAFLGFVYALGLGVPFIVFGLLFRRLSGALDVLKRNARTLQVAGGSLLALVGVAIATGAWDQFIRLLRPLIVGFEPPI
- a CDS encoding c-type cytochrome — translated: MPGLFILAEGGGSGGNVPIVILLAALAAFAVAYFVVGPGRGKKGPHRLGDIPLAMRPYHSDEELETTGMERAMAWGVALAVFASLFLPLYWLIEPGRINNRVDEFYEQDVASGRQLFTDACASCHGTNLEGGSAPHPNQEIEAPWPAPALNNIVARYQESEIVDDVAEFIHMTLVNGRPGTPMPAFGVGEGGQYSDQQLQALLAYILSVQTGEVDAAEGDIDEAQAFEGASGEDIFGANCARCHGENAEGYVGPQLLNVFERYGWDGEGDTEQVRAVVRDAVENGRLVPGKAPMPSFAGVLSDDAIEAVIDHIEGLQETGGPRFGQIGGDPVTEGNEE
- a CDS encoding cytochrome c biogenesis protein ResB; this encodes MTGTDSTTPPEANPKVRPPRRRGTGPLAFVWSSVVMGWRWLVRMRTALYLLALLGLWTLVATVVPQEPNVGQTVDDWRTGVEGPGTAVSAVLDAFGAFDVYGSPAFLATLLLLFLSLTACLVPRIRGWVRLVRHSQPPLTRNAGRQEVVARLTTDRPADEAHATAAELLRGSRWRVRTQRTAAADGLAAAGPPAQVAAEKGLWSREGGSLLFHLSFYVLLAAIVFGQLLTFEGQRAVVEGARFADTPVSYWTYQPGRWWTEDSHRGWVLDLDEFHVDWVRDPLAPGAGQPTLFRSDVRMTHADGTVEEAVVEGNRPLVVDGMKIHQLDWGYAPLVQVEVDGEVVFEDFLTATATDGGHFRAAVKAPAANPDLGLSVFFYPYAPEGDDGNPVPTGAPFADAPLVLFQMFRGDLQLGRTQQTINELDTSALDSAGGAWLREGAEVDMGDGVTIRFVELRRWVGFQMSVRPQIPYLLLASALLLGGLWPALYAYRRRLWVVAERDVTDGRTIVTVAGRAFQRPQAFDDEHAAFVRRLARELDGELVRQPAHPPAHGPAGDPDGRPVGAASAAASSAPTVTADTAPAGDEAPERR